In one Mycobacterium sp. NBC_00419 genomic region, the following are encoded:
- a CDS encoding thiolase domain-containing protein — protein MSDRDVAVVGFAHAPHVRRTDGTTNGVEMLMPCFAQLYDELGLKQTDIGFWCSGSSDYLAGRAFSFISAIDSIGAVPPINESHVEMDAAWALYEAYIKLLTGEIDTALVYGFGKSSAGTLRRVLALQTDPYTVAPLWPDSVSMAGLQARFGLDAGKWTEEQMAQVALDALAAAPRTDAEKPATSIEELLSRPYFADPLRKHDIAPITDGASAIVLARGDRAKELRERPAWITGFEHRIETPVLGARDLTTSPSTAASAKAATNGDAGSIEVAEIYAPFSHQQLILTEAIGLPDSTKINPSGGALAANPMFSAGLERIGFAARHIFEGSAQRVLAHATSGPALQQNLVAVLEGKDA, from the coding sequence ATGTCTGACCGCGATGTAGCTGTCGTCGGGTTCGCACACGCACCACACGTGCGGCGCACCGACGGCACCACCAACGGCGTCGAAATGCTGATGCCATGCTTCGCCCAGCTCTACGACGAGCTCGGGCTCAAGCAGACCGACATCGGCTTCTGGTGCTCGGGATCCTCCGATTACCTTGCCGGACGTGCCTTTTCGTTCATCTCGGCGATCGACTCGATCGGCGCAGTGCCGCCGATCAACGAGTCGCACGTTGAGATGGACGCGGCGTGGGCGCTCTACGAGGCCTACATCAAGCTGCTGACCGGCGAGATCGACACCGCGCTGGTGTACGGCTTCGGCAAGTCCTCGGCAGGCACCTTGCGCCGCGTGCTCGCGCTGCAGACCGACCCCTACACGGTCGCGCCGCTGTGGCCGGACTCGGTGTCGATGGCCGGGCTGCAGGCGCGGTTCGGTCTCGATGCCGGCAAGTGGACCGAAGAGCAGATGGCGCAGGTTGCGCTCGATGCGCTGGCCGCCGCCCCGCGCACGGATGCCGAGAAGCCCGCGACCAGCATCGAGGAACTGCTGTCGCGCCCGTACTTCGCTGATCCGTTGCGCAAGCACGACATTGCGCCGATCACCGACGGCGCCTCGGCCATCGTGTTGGCTAGAGGTGACCGCGCGAAGGAACTGCGCGAAAGGCCGGCCTGGATCACCGGTTTCGAGCACCGCATCGAAACCCCGGTGCTCGGGGCACGCGACCTGACCACCTCCCCATCGACGGCCGCGTCGGCCAAGGCGGCCACCAATGGTGATGCCGGGTCGATCGAGGTCGCCGAGATCTACGCGCCGTTCAGCCACCAGCAGCTGATCCTCACCGAAGCGATCGGATTGCCGGACTCGACCAAGATCAACCCGTCCGGCGGTGCGCTGGCAGCCAACCCGATGTTCTCGGCGGGGCTGGAACGCATCGGCTTCGCTGCCCGGCACATTTTCGAGGGGTCGGCGCAGCGGGTGCTGGCACACGCCACCAGTGGGCCTGCGCTGCAACAGAACCTGGTGGCCGTGCTCGAAGGGAAGGACGCCTGA
- a CDS encoding thiolase domain-containing protein: protein MAGKHLAAVLGTGQTKYVAKRKDVSMNGLVREAIDRALADSGSTFDDIDAVVVGKAPDFFEGVMMPELFMADAVGATGKPLIRVHTAGSVGGSTAIVAASLVQSGKYRRVLAMAWEKQSESNAMWGLSIPVPFTKPVGAGAGGYFAPHVRAYINRSGAPKHIGAIVAVKDRLNGAKNPLAHLHQPDITVEKVMESPMLWDPIRYDETCPSSDGACAIVIGNEEIADQWVAEGNTVAWVHATALRTEPLAYAGRDQVSPQAGRDAAAALWKAAGITSPIDEIDVAEIYVPFSWFEPMWLENLGFAAEGEGWKLTEAGETAIGGKLPVNASGGVLSSNPIGASGMIRFAESAIQVMGKAGDHQVKNARKALGHAYGGGSQYYSMWVVGSDKPAKQ, encoded by the coding sequence ATGGCCGGCAAGCATCTGGCCGCGGTGCTAGGCACCGGGCAGACCAAGTACGTCGCCAAGCGCAAAGACGTGTCGATGAACGGCCTGGTGCGCGAAGCCATTGACCGCGCTCTCGCCGACTCCGGCTCGACGTTCGACGACATCGACGCCGTGGTCGTCGGCAAGGCACCCGACTTCTTCGAGGGCGTCATGATGCCCGAGCTGTTCATGGCCGACGCCGTGGGCGCGACGGGCAAGCCGCTGATCCGCGTGCACACCGCCGGTTCGGTGGGCGGATCGACCGCGATCGTGGCCGCCAGCCTGGTGCAGTCCGGCAAGTACCGGCGCGTGCTGGCGATGGCCTGGGAGAAGCAGTCTGAGTCGAATGCCATGTGGGGGCTGTCGATTCCGGTGCCGTTCACCAAGCCGGTCGGCGCCGGTGCCGGCGGCTACTTCGCGCCGCACGTCCGCGCCTATATCAACCGCTCCGGCGCACCCAAGCACATCGGCGCGATCGTCGCGGTCAAGGACCGGCTCAACGGCGCGAAGAATCCGCTTGCGCATCTGCATCAGCCCGACATCACCGTCGAGAAGGTGATGGAGTCGCCGATGCTGTGGGATCCGATCCGCTACGACGAGACGTGCCCGTCCTCCGACGGCGCGTGCGCGATCGTGATCGGCAACGAGGAGATCGCCGACCAGTGGGTGGCCGAGGGCAACACCGTCGCCTGGGTGCACGCCACCGCGCTGCGCACCGAACCGCTGGCCTACGCAGGCCGTGACCAGGTCAGCCCGCAGGCGGGCCGCGACGCCGCGGCAGCCCTGTGGAAAGCCGCCGGCATCACGAGTCCGATCGACGAGATCGACGTCGCCGAGATCTACGTGCCGTTCTCCTGGTTCGAGCCGATGTGGTTGGAGAACCTCGGGTTTGCCGCCGAAGGCGAGGGCTGGAAGCTCACCGAGGCCGGCGAGACGGCGATCGGCGGCAAGCTGCCGGTCAACGCCTCCGGTGGTGTGCTCTCGTCGAACCCGATCGGCGCCTCGGGCATGATCCGCTTCGCCGAGTCGGCGATCCAGGTGATGGGCAAGGCCGGCGATCATCAGGTCAAGAACGCCCGTAAGGCGCTCGGCCACGCGTACGGCGGTGGGTCGCAGTACTACTCGATGTGGGTGGTCGGCAGCGACAAACCCGCCAAGCAGTGA
- a CDS encoding TIGR03619 family F420-dependent LLM class oxidoreductase — translation MKYTVSIAFSPLDQLIEIAKAAEELGFDSIALPDSIFYFEKQSVDYPYTADGKRMFDETSPWVDPLILAGAMGAVTSKIRFYTNVMKLGSRNPLLLARQVGSVANLTNNRFGFGVGIGWAPEEFEWCGVPYAKRGKRVDEMIDVIKLVLAGGMVEFHGEFYDFERLQMSPAPSTPVPFYVGGHTDVALKRAARVSDGWTSAMMTCDQLAETISTLKRLLADNGRAGDPFEYQAVCIDKFGVDGHRDLVAAGVTDYIGIPWVFEGLAFDAPVDKKIDSMKRFAETYIHSGWQEQ, via the coding sequence ATGAAGTACACGGTCAGCATCGCATTCAGCCCACTGGATCAGCTGATCGAGATCGCCAAGGCGGCAGAGGAGCTCGGGTTCGACAGCATCGCGCTGCCGGACTCGATCTTCTATTTCGAGAAGCAGTCCGTTGACTATCCCTACACCGCCGACGGCAAGCGGATGTTCGACGAGACCTCGCCGTGGGTGGATCCGCTCATCCTCGCCGGTGCGATGGGGGCGGTGACGTCGAAGATCCGCTTCTACACCAACGTGATGAAGTTGGGCTCCCGCAATCCGCTGCTGCTGGCGCGTCAGGTCGGCTCGGTCGCCAATCTGACCAACAACCGGTTCGGCTTCGGCGTGGGAATCGGTTGGGCTCCTGAAGAGTTCGAGTGGTGCGGGGTTCCCTACGCCAAGCGCGGCAAGCGCGTCGACGAGATGATCGACGTCATCAAGCTGGTGCTGGCCGGCGGCATGGTGGAGTTCCACGGTGAGTTCTACGATTTCGAGCGGCTGCAGATGAGCCCGGCGCCGTCCACGCCGGTGCCGTTCTACGTCGGCGGGCACACCGACGTGGCACTCAAACGCGCCGCACGCGTCAGCGACGGCTGGACCAGCGCCATGATGACCTGTGACCAGTTGGCCGAGACCATCAGCACGCTCAAGCGGCTGCTGGCCGACAATGGCCGCGCCGGTGATCCTTTCGAATACCAGGCGGTCTGTATCGACAAGTTCGGTGTCGACGGGCATCGCGACCTGGTGGCGGCTGGAGTCACGGACTACATCGGTATCCCGTGGGTGTTCGAAGGCCTCGCCTTCGACGCCCCGGTGGACAAGAAGATCGACTCGATGAAGCGTTTCGCCGAGACCTACATCCATTCCGGCTGGCAGGAGCAGTGA
- a CDS encoding nuclear transport factor 2 family protein, whose protein sequence is MSTPAHEAGRRSREAAMARDKEAWLAVFADDAIIEDPIGPSHFDPEGKGHRGKEAIAKFYDMAIAPSKLAFHFEKTYQCGNEEANVGHIVIESAGYRVLAEGVFTYKVNDEGKMVALRAFWELDQAAKSAEKL, encoded by the coding sequence GTGAGCACCCCGGCGCACGAGGCGGGCCGACGCTCCCGCGAGGCGGCCATGGCGCGGGACAAAGAGGCCTGGCTCGCGGTATTCGCCGATGACGCGATCATCGAGGACCCGATCGGTCCGTCGCACTTCGATCCTGAGGGCAAGGGACACCGGGGCAAGGAGGCGATCGCGAAGTTCTACGACATGGCGATCGCGCCCAGCAAGCTCGCCTTCCATTTCGAGAAGACCTATCAGTGCGGCAACGAAGAGGCCAACGTCGGCCACATCGTGATCGAGTCCGCGGGATACCGGGTGTTGGCCGAGGGCGTATTCACCTACAAGGTGAACGACGAGGGCAAAATGGTTGCGCTGCGCGCCTTTTGGGAACTCGACCAGGCCGCCAAGAGCGCCGAGAAGCTCTGA
- a CDS encoding gamma carbonic anhydrase family protein has translation MPMYSFEGRSPKVDPTAFVAPTAVLIGDVTVEAGASVWFNAVLRGDFAPIVIREGANVQDGSVLHAPPGIPVDLGPGATIAHMCTIHGAHIGAEALIANHCTVLDGAVIGARSMIAAHSLVVGGTHIPDEVLVTGAPAKVKGPIAGTGAEVWVNLNPKAYQDLAQRYLTGFEEI, from the coding sequence ATGCCGATGTACTCGTTCGAAGGCCGGTCACCAAAGGTGGACCCCACCGCGTTCGTGGCGCCCACCGCGGTCCTGATTGGTGACGTGACCGTGGAGGCCGGCGCATCGGTGTGGTTCAACGCCGTCCTGCGTGGCGACTTCGCGCCCATCGTCATCCGCGAGGGCGCCAATGTGCAGGACGGTTCGGTGCTGCACGCACCGCCGGGAATCCCGGTCGACCTCGGACCCGGCGCGACGATCGCGCACATGTGCACCATCCACGGCGCCCACATCGGCGCGGAGGCACTGATCGCCAACCACTGCACGGTCCTCGACGGCGCGGTGATCGGGGCCCGCAGCATGATCGCCGCACACTCGCTGGTGGTCGGCGGCACCCACATACCCGACGAGGTGCTGGTCACGGGTGCGCCGGCGAAGGTCAAGGGCCCGATCGCCGGAACCGGCGCCGAGGTGTGGGTGAACCTCAACCCGAAGGCCTACCAGGATCTGGCGCAGCGCTATCTGACCGGCTTCGAGGAGATCTGA
- a CDS encoding Rieske 2Fe-2S domain-containing protein translates to MTSGVREIDTGTLPDRYARGWHCLGPVRDYLDGKPHAINAFGTKLVVFADDSGAVHVLDAYCRHLGGDLSQGTVKGDAIACPFHDWRWGGDGRCRLVPYAKRTPRLARTRSWETDVRSGLLFVWHDHEGNPPQPEVRIPEIPEWAGGEWTDWKWNSMLIEGSNCREIVDNVTDMAHFYYIHFGLPTYFKNVFEGHIASQYLHNVGRPDINDMGTAYVESHLDSEASYFGPSFMINWLHNVYGGFKAESILINCHYPVTQDSFMLQWGVIVEKPKGLDEKMSDKLSDAMVTGVSKGFLQDVEIWKHKTRIENPLLVEEDGAVYQMRRWYQQFYVDVADVSPDMVDRFELEIDTTPANEKWKVEVEENLKRQADQAGQPAT, encoded by the coding sequence GTGACAAGCGGCGTTCGCGAGATCGACACCGGAACCCTGCCGGACCGGTATGCCAGAGGATGGCACTGCCTTGGCCCGGTCAGAGATTACCTGGACGGCAAGCCGCACGCGATCAACGCGTTCGGCACCAAACTGGTGGTCTTCGCCGACGATTCCGGCGCGGTGCACGTGCTGGACGCCTACTGCCGCCACCTCGGTGGTGACCTGTCGCAGGGCACCGTCAAGGGTGATGCGATCGCCTGCCCGTTCCACGACTGGCGCTGGGGTGGCGACGGCCGCTGCCGGCTGGTGCCCTACGCCAAGCGCACCCCGCGGCTGGCCCGCACCCGGTCCTGGGAGACCGACGTGCGCAGCGGGCTGCTGTTCGTCTGGCACGACCATGAGGGCAATCCGCCGCAGCCCGAGGTCCGCATCCCGGAGATCCCCGAGTGGGCGGGCGGCGAGTGGACCGACTGGAAGTGGAACTCGATGCTGATCGAGGGCTCGAACTGCCGCGAGATCGTGGACAACGTCACCGACATGGCGCACTTCTACTACATCCACTTCGGCCTGCCGACGTACTTCAAGAACGTCTTCGAAGGCCATATCGCCTCGCAGTACCTGCACAACGTCGGGCGCCCCGACATCAACGACATGGGCACGGCCTACGTTGAGTCCCATCTCGATTCGGAGGCGTCGTACTTCGGTCCGTCGTTCATGATCAACTGGCTGCACAACGTCTACGGCGGCTTCAAGGCCGAGTCGATCCTGATCAACTGCCACTACCCAGTGACGCAGGACTCGTTCATGCTCCAGTGGGGTGTGATCGTCGAGAAGCCTAAGGGCCTCGACGAGAAGATGAGCGACAAGCTCTCCGACGCGATGGTCACCGGTGTCAGCAAGGGCTTCCTGCAGGACGTGGAGATCTGGAAGCACAAGACGCGCATCGAGAATCCGTTGCTGGTCGAGGAGGACGGCGCGGTCTACCAGATGCGCCGCTGGTATCAGCAGTTCTACGTCGACGTCGCCGACGTCAGCCCCGACATGGTCGACCGCTTCGAACTCGAGATCGACACCACCCCGGCCAACGAGAAGTGGAAGGTCGAAGTCGAGGAGAACCTCAAGCGCCAGGCCGACCAGGCAGGGCAGCCGGCGACATGA
- a CDS encoding sulfotransferase family protein has product MSDFLSVESLLASATKATGMDDFGVDDDNYREALGVLLEAFRSEADLTELGSKMQRFFVRNALVARLLSESAFKQYPQHVDVPIERPIFVTGLPRTGTTALHRLLCGDPRHQGLELWLAEFPQPRPPRETWPQNPVFAELDARFKKAHDENPDYTGLHYMTADEVEECWQLLRQSLHSVSYETLAHVPTYAQWLARQDWTKSYLRHRKNLQLIGLNEPEKRWVLKNPSHLFALDAVFAAYPDALILQCHRPAETIMASMCSLAQHTTDGWSNTFTGDVIGADALETWSRGLERFNAVRREHDEAQFYDVDYFQLIREPIRTVENIYSHFGIEMTDDARAAIQATDEESKQGPRAPKHTYSLSDYGLTEEQVKERFKGL; this is encoded by the coding sequence ATGAGCGATTTCCTGAGCGTCGAGAGCCTGCTCGCCTCGGCCACTAAAGCCACCGGGATGGACGACTTCGGCGTCGACGACGACAACTACCGAGAAGCGCTGGGGGTGCTGCTCGAAGCGTTCCGCAGCGAGGCCGACCTCACCGAACTCGGCAGCAAGATGCAGCGGTTCTTCGTGCGCAATGCGTTGGTGGCCAGGCTCCTGTCCGAGTCCGCTTTCAAGCAGTACCCGCAGCACGTGGACGTGCCGATCGAGCGGCCGATCTTCGTCACCGGGCTGCCGCGCACCGGTACCACCGCCCTGCACCGACTGTTGTGCGGCGATCCCCGTCACCAGGGATTGGAGCTGTGGCTGGCGGAGTTCCCGCAGCCCAGGCCGCCGCGCGAAACCTGGCCGCAGAACCCGGTTTTCGCTGAGCTCGATGCCCGGTTCAAGAAGGCCCACGACGAGAATCCCGACTACACCGGCCTGCACTACATGACCGCCGACGAGGTGGAGGAGTGCTGGCAGTTGCTGCGCCAGTCGCTGCACTCGGTGTCCTACGAGACGCTGGCGCATGTGCCGACATATGCGCAGTGGCTGGCCCGCCAGGACTGGACCAAGTCCTACCTCCGGCATCGCAAGAACCTGCAACTGATCGGGCTCAACGAACCCGAGAAGCGTTGGGTGCTCAAGAATCCCAGCCACCTGTTCGCGCTCGATGCGGTGTTCGCGGCCTACCCCGATGCGCTGATCCTGCAGTGCCACCGGCCGGCCGAGACGATCATGGCCTCGATGTGCTCGCTGGCCCAGCACACCACCGATGGCTGGTCGAACACGTTCACGGGTGACGTCATCGGTGCTGACGCGCTCGAGACGTGGTCGCGCGGGCTGGAGCGGTTCAACGCCGTGCGCCGCGAACACGACGAGGCGCAGTTCTATGACGTCGACTACTTCCAGCTCATCCGCGAGCCGATCCGTACGGTGGAGAACATCTACTCGCACTTCGGTATCGAGATGACCGACGATGCGCGCGCGGCGATCCAGGCCACCGACGAGGAGAGCAAGCAGGGGCCGCGAGCCCCCAAGCACACCTACTCGCTGTCGGACTACGGGTTGACCGAGGAACAGGTCAAGGAGCGCTTCAAGGGGCTGTAG
- a CDS encoding SDR family oxidoreductase, whose protein sequence is MAGLLENKVVVISGVGPALGTTLARRCAEAGADVVLAARTVGRLDDVAKEVTALGRRALSVGTDITDDEQVDNLVKQTLDTYGKVDVLVNNAFKVPSMKPFANTTFEHIRETLELTVLGALRLIQGFTPALTEAKGSIVNVNSMVVRHSDPKQGAYKMAKAALLAMSESLASELGGQGIRVNSVLPGYIWGGTLQGYFEHQASKYGTTVDEIYKAAAVNSDLKRLPTEDEVASAILFMASDLSNGITGQTLDVNCGEYHN, encoded by the coding sequence ATGGCGGGCTTACTCGAGAACAAAGTCGTGGTGATCAGCGGTGTGGGTCCCGCACTGGGCACCACGCTGGCACGCCGATGTGCCGAGGCCGGCGCGGACGTGGTCCTGGCGGCGCGCACCGTCGGGCGGCTCGACGATGTCGCCAAGGAAGTCACCGCACTCGGCCGTCGCGCGTTGTCGGTCGGCACCGACATCACCGACGACGAGCAGGTTGACAACCTGGTCAAGCAGACCCTGGACACCTACGGCAAAGTCGACGTCCTGGTCAACAATGCGTTCAAGGTCCCGTCGATGAAGCCGTTCGCCAACACCACGTTCGAGCACATCCGCGAGACATTGGAGCTCACCGTGCTCGGTGCGCTGCGGCTGATCCAGGGCTTCACCCCGGCGCTGACCGAGGCCAAGGGGTCCATCGTGAACGTCAACTCGATGGTCGTCCGCCATTCCGACCCCAAGCAGGGCGCCTACAAGATGGCCAAGGCTGCGCTGCTGGCTATGTCGGAGTCGCTGGCCAGTGAGCTCGGAGGGCAGGGTATCCGGGTGAATTCCGTTCTGCCTGGCTACATCTGGGGTGGAACGCTGCAGGGCTACTTCGAGCACCAGGCCAGCAAGTACGGAACCACCGTCGATGAGATCTACAAGGCGGCTGCGGTGAACTCCGATCTCAAGCGGCTGCCCACCGAGGACGAGGTCGCCTCGGCCATCCTGTTCATGGCCAGCGATCTGTCGAACGGCATCACCGGCCAGACCCTCGACGTCAACTGCGGGGAGTACCACAACTGA
- a CDS encoding IclR family transcriptional regulator codes for MVNGESSSRSSPPTQRVVAILDFLAKHPHDQFGLSQLARRLDLSKPTCLGIVTTLTEAGYLVRDPKDKTYRLGPSLITLGQIAQESMRVNPAARAELGRLSRTFNTTAALAGVVDDRITLLELVGPPGSDVGVRVGESYPFAPPVGLMFVLWDDDAMRAWLAKTPTIPLRTDSRRLERVIAECRTSGYLVERLTPAGRRLYALMAGMSSTLPDELRALLGELISDVGERVHLRGEPGTSGPRQRHDVSVISAPVYDQHHRQAMTVSLQIGRALTDTEIAKHARGVVASADALTAQLGGSKPLW; via the coding sequence ATGGTCAACGGTGAGTCGTCCAGTCGCTCCTCTCCCCCGACGCAGCGCGTGGTGGCGATTCTCGACTTCCTCGCCAAGCACCCGCACGACCAATTCGGCCTGTCGCAGCTGGCCCGTCGGCTCGATCTGTCGAAGCCGACGTGTCTGGGCATCGTCACCACGCTGACCGAGGCCGGCTACCTGGTGCGCGACCCCAAGGACAAGACCTACCGGCTGGGGCCCAGCCTGATCACCCTGGGTCAGATCGCGCAGGAGTCGATGCGGGTCAATCCGGCGGCCCGTGCCGAACTGGGCCGGCTGTCGAGGACGTTCAACACGACGGCGGCGCTGGCCGGTGTGGTCGACGACCGCATCACCCTGCTGGAACTCGTGGGCCCACCCGGTTCGGACGTCGGAGTGCGCGTCGGCGAGAGCTACCCGTTCGCGCCCCCGGTCGGTCTGATGTTCGTGCTGTGGGACGACGACGCGATGCGGGCCTGGTTGGCCAAGACGCCCACCATTCCGCTGCGCACCGACAGCCGCCGGCTCGAACGCGTCATCGCGGAGTGCCGCACGTCGGGCTACCTCGTCGAGCGGCTCACCCCGGCAGGGCGACGCCTCTACGCCCTGATGGCCGGCATGTCGAGCACGCTGCCCGACGAATTGCGAGCCCTGTTGGGCGAACTGATCTCCGACGTCGGCGAGCGGGTGCACCTGCGGGGCGAGCCCGGGACATCAGGCCCGCGCCAGCGCCACGACGTGAGTGTCATCTCCGCACCCGTCTACGACCAGCACCACCGGCAGGCGATGACGGTGTCACTGCAGATCGGGCGTGCGCTGACCGACACCGAGATCGCCAAGCATGCCCGTGGCGTCGTCGCCAGCGCCGACGCGCTCACCGCACAGCTCGGCGGGTCCAAACCGCTCTGGTGA
- a CDS encoding RecQ family ATP-dependent DNA helicase, which yields MATREQAQAILEQLAGPTAVLRDDQWTAIEALVVQRRQALVVQRTGWGKSAVYFIAAKLLRERGHGATVIVSPLLALMRNQVAAAQRAGVRAATINSGNVTEWDEIHQRINGGDLDVLLVSPERLNNPEFRDTVLPALAAGAGLVVVDEAHCVSDWGHDFRPDYRRIRTLIAELGSDVPVLATTATANDRVVNDVAAQLGVGGRDTLVLRGGLDRESLRLSVVQAGGGAQRTAWLAEHLDSLPGSGIVYTLTVAQAHDVAALLRERGHEVAAYTGSTDTAEREQLEADLLGNRVKALIATSALGMGFDKPDLGFVVHLGAPSSPIAYYQQVGRAGRSTDSAEVVLLPGREDQDVWRYFASVAFPSEAMVRNVIGALEPDRPQSTPALEPQVDLGRTRLEMVLKVLDVDGAVRRVKGGWVGTGQPWDYDEARYRQLDEARRREQQAMLDYQSTDECRMTFLRRQLDDPDLADGERCGRCDNCAGAHFGAAVNEDATALVQERLMRPGVEITPRKQWPSGLGKLGVTLSGRIGDGPEPGRAIGRLTDLGWGPRLRRLLDEPDGEVPQDVVQAAVKVLAAWGWATRPSAVLALDSDSHPVLIASFAREVARLGRLTDLGVLRYAAGRRPVSAANSAYRVAALDGSWSAPDPSAIAAAGGPVLLVDDLTDTGWTLTMAARVVRHAGAQAVLPLALAATS from the coding sequence GTGGCGACCCGTGAGCAGGCCCAGGCCATCCTGGAGCAGTTGGCAGGCCCTACCGCTGTGTTGCGCGACGACCAGTGGACGGCCATCGAAGCGCTGGTGGTGCAGCGCCGCCAGGCCCTGGTTGTGCAGCGCACCGGCTGGGGCAAGTCGGCGGTGTACTTCATCGCCGCCAAGCTGCTGCGCGAACGCGGGCACGGTGCGACGGTCATCGTCTCGCCGCTGCTGGCGCTGATGCGCAACCAGGTCGCCGCCGCGCAACGCGCGGGCGTTCGTGCGGCCACCATCAACTCCGGCAATGTCACCGAGTGGGACGAGATCCACCAGCGGATCAACGGCGGCGACCTCGACGTCCTGCTGGTCAGCCCGGAACGGCTGAACAACCCGGAATTTCGCGACACCGTGCTACCCGCGCTGGCCGCCGGTGCCGGGCTCGTGGTGGTCGACGAGGCGCACTGCGTCTCGGACTGGGGTCACGACTTTCGGCCCGACTACCGGCGGATCCGCACCTTGATCGCCGAACTCGGTTCGGACGTACCGGTTTTGGCGACCACCGCCACCGCCAACGATCGTGTCGTCAACGACGTCGCGGCCCAGCTGGGCGTCGGTGGGCGGGACACACTGGTGCTGCGCGGCGGGCTCGACCGCGAGTCGTTGCGGTTGTCGGTGGTCCAGGCCGGCGGCGGGGCGCAGCGCACGGCCTGGCTGGCCGAACACCTGGATTCGCTGCCGGGTTCGGGGATCGTCTACACGCTGACCGTCGCCCAGGCGCACGACGTGGCGGCGTTGCTGCGCGAGCGCGGCCACGAGGTGGCCGCCTACACCGGGTCGACGGACACCGCTGAACGCGAACAACTCGAGGCGGATCTCCTGGGCAACCGGGTGAAAGCGCTGATCGCCACCTCGGCGCTGGGGATGGGATTCGACAAGCCGGATCTCGGCTTCGTCGTGCACCTCGGTGCGCCGTCCTCGCCGATCGCGTACTACCAGCAGGTCGGTCGCGCGGGCCGCTCGACGGACAGCGCCGAGGTGGTGCTGTTGCCCGGACGTGAAGACCAGGACGTCTGGCGTTATTTCGCATCGGTGGCATTCCCCTCGGAGGCCATGGTGCGCAACGTGATTGGTGCGTTGGAGCCTGATCGCCCACAGTCGACGCCCGCCCTGGAGCCGCAGGTGGATCTCGGCCGCACCCGGCTGGAGATGGTGCTGAAGGTGCTCGACGTCGACGGCGCGGTGCGGCGGGTCAAAGGCGGGTGGGTGGGCACCGGCCAACCGTGGGACTACGACGAGGCCCGTTACCGCCAGCTCGACGAGGCCCGCCGCCGTGAGCAGCAGGCGATGCTCGACTACCAGAGCACCGACGAGTGCCGAATGACGTTCCTGCGCAGGCAACTCGACGATCCGGACCTCGCCGACGGCGAGCGGTGCGGCCGGTGCGACAACTGCGCGGGCGCCCACTTCGGTGCCGCGGTGAACGAGGACGCGACGGCGCTGGTCCAGGAGCGGCTGATGCGTCCCGGCGTGGAGATCACCCCGCGCAAGCAGTGGCCGTCGGGGCTGGGCAAGCTGGGCGTCACCCTCAGTGGCCGCATCGGTGACGGCCCGGAGCCGGGCCGCGCGATCGGGCGACTGACCGACCTGGGCTGGGGCCCGCGCCTGCGCCGCCTGCTCGACGAGCCCGACGGCGAAGTGCCCCAGGACGTGGTGCAGGCGGCAGTCAAGGTGCTCGCCGCCTGGGGCTGGGCCACCCGTCCGAGCGCCGTACTGGCGCTGGATTCGGATTCCCATCCGGTCCTGATCGCCTCCTTTGCGCGTGAAGTGGCCCGGCTCGGCAGACTGACCGATCTCGGGGTGCTGCGATACGCCGCCGGGCGGCGGCCGGTCAGCGCGGCCAACTCCGCCTATCGCGTTGCCGCCCTTGACGGATCGTGGTCGGCGCCGGATCCGTCTGCCATCGCTGCCGCGGGTGGACCGGTGCTGCTCGTCGATGATCTGACCGACACGGGGTGGACGTTGACGATGGCCGCGCGGGTGGTGCGCCACGCCGGTGCGCAGGCGGTGTTGCCGCTTGCGCTCGCGGCCACCAGCTGA